The genomic region ACAAATTACTTTTTTCTTCTCCTGATTTCTTCTACTTTTATTTCTTCTCCTCCAAATATTTCCTGATCCTTTCCATAAATCCGTCTTTCGGCGGATTGGGCAGGCTTTTAACAAATTCATCCACGGTCATCAACTTAACGCCGATGTTTTTCATATCGGTTAAGTTAGCTTCGTGGACTTCTGTTGTATTGGCCCCCGTTCCGTCAACGAGCACGATTACCTCATAGTCAAGCGAGTTGGCATCCCAAACCGTACCTCTTATGCAGTTGGGCGTTTGAACGCCCGTTACCACCACCTGATCCACGCCAAGCCGCTTAAGCAAGTTGTCCAGTTCTGTCTGAAAGAAAGCGCTCCACCGCCTCTTGCAAACTAAATATTCGCCTGCCAAGGGCTTGAGTTCTTCGACGATCTCTCCCCCCTTTGTACCTTCAATTAAAGCGCCGCCTACCTGCATAAATTTATCGTATCTCGTAATCTCAACATCGCTTCCGTCCGGCCTGTAGTAACGAAACACGTGCACTACAGGCAGTTTGTGCTGACGACAGGCCTCCAAAGCCCTTCGTATGTTACTTGCCACCCCCATGGCTCCTTTCACCTCGAAGGGCGCCCCGGGCAGACAAAAATCGTTTTGCATGTCGACGATCAAAAAGGCCGTTTTACTCATTTTCACTCAACTCCTTTTTAGGCTTAAAAGATACGGCACATATAAATCCACCGTCCTTCCTTCCTTGTCTTTGAGCTTCCCTTTCGAGCTCCAATGCTTTTTCTCTATCCTCAAAATTAAAATCAGGCGGAATGAACAAAACCGCCTTGCCCTGAACGTTTTTCCCAGGCATGGCAGCAATAAGCTCATCCAGCGTTCGAAAGTGGGCATGTCTAAAGACGCTTTCAGGATCTTTTTTGGCCTTTTTCTCGTAATACCTGCTCCAGGCGCTTCCTCCTCCAATGAGGCCGATTACCATGCGGCCGCCCGGTTTCAGTACGCGATAAGCTTCTTTAAGGGCTTCGCTTAAATCGGACACAAACTCCAAGGCAGACAAAGATACAACCGCATCAAAGGTCTCGTCATCGAAGGGCAAATTATGGACGTCAGCCTTATAAAATTTAACATCGAGCTTTTCTCGCAATGCCTTTTGGCGCGCTTCGGCAAGCATGGGCTCGGATATATCTACACCTGTAACCATTGCCCCAAGCCTTGCAAGCTCGAGCGAAAGGTTCCCGGTCCCGCATCCTATATCCAGTATTTCCATATCAGGCTGTGGCTTTAAAAACTTGTACATCACCTCTTTTTCGATCTTGTCTACCAGTCTACCCTTTGGCGTTTTATACCAAAAGTCGTACTCATTTGCTATTTGATCGTCGAAGATATCGGGCAATTCGCGTCTCCTCCTTAGATTAGCTGATGAATGTGATTAATTTGCGTTGAATGTTTGCTTTATTATACAATACTTGGTAATATACGCAGCATGATATACCATATGTAACACACCATTATTTTTTTACCTAAAGGAGGTATTGGGTTTTGGTCCAATCTATGTTTTTCCTGTTTATTTGCTTAATCATTTTCACCATAGGCGATGTCTTGGGAGTTGCAACAAAGGCTAAGCTGTCATCGGTTTTTGTGGCTCTGATGATCTTTTTGGTGGGTTTTTTGACGGGCGTGCTCCCCAAGGACATCATCAATCAGGCCATGTTGTCCGATATAGCCCGTTGGAGTTCTGGTTTTATCGTGTTTCATATGGGCACAATGATTAACATGCGCGAATTGGCCCGCGAATGGAGGACGGTTGTGATGTCCTTAACTGCAATGGCCATTGCAAGTTTATCTATCGTTGTCATAATCCCGTTCATAGGAAAACAGGCAGCTATCGTCAGCATACCCATAATCAACGGCGGAATAGTGGCAACACAAATAATGACCACTACTGCACTGGATAAGGGGTTGGGCTTGGCAGCAGCTTTAGGGGCCATTATCTACGCTGTCCAAAAATTCGTCGGGACGCCCCCGGCTTCGCTCTTTGGCCTAAGAGAGGCCAAATTGATATTGAAGGAGTATCGCGAAAAAGGAATGTCCGAATCGAGCAAAGTGTCAAAGGACGATCCTGAAGAAGCCCAAAAACCATTGTTATATGAGAGATTGGGTTTGGGCAAATACTTCACTCCATTCACATGTCTCGGAGTGACGGCCTTTTTCGCTTGGCTTTCTTACTACCTCCAGTGGGCATCAAAGACAATGGGTGTCGAGATAAATTACTCCATATGGGCTCTAATCTTGGGCGCCGTCATAGGGCAAATCGGGATAGTTCCGCCAAAGATACTTGAAAAGGGCAATTCAGCCGGATTGCTCAATATGGCAATCTTTGCTGGGATCATACCTTCACTTGCCATGATAGAGGTAGGCGATCTGATGACATTGCTTTTTCAGACGGTCGCCATCTTTGCAGCTGTTCTAATCGGGACCTTCTTATTGGTATATTTTCTTCCTCTTTGGAAGATTGTCGGCTCAAGGAACCTGGCCGTTGGAATATCAATGGCACAACTTTTGGGATTTCCCGCCACATATCTGATTTCAAATGAAATTGCCACGGCTGTTGCAGAAAATGAGGAAGAAAGAGAGATAATTTTAAAGAGAATAATGCCTGCATATGTAATAGCGGGTTTTGCATCGGTCACAACGCTATCTATCGTAATAGCAGGTATATGTACCAACTTTTTGAACTAACTGTATGTTTGAGCTACTACAAAAATTCTAAAGAGGTGAATATTAATGACTTTTAACACCTACTCCCATCGCTACCCCTCGAGGAGAAATTTGGTCTTCGCCAAAAAAGGAGTTGTAGCAACAGGACAACCTTTAGCTGCAGAGGCAGGACTTGAAATTTTAAAGAAAGGCGGCAACGCCATTGATGCGGCTGTGGCCACTGCTGCATGTTTGACCGTCGTTGAGCCTGCCTCTAACGGCATAGGAGGAGATGCTTTCTGCATCGCCTACGTTAAGGGAAAATTATACGGCCTAAATTCCAGCGGGCCTGCACCTCAAAACATCTCTATCGAGGCGCTGAAAGACAAAGGATATAAAGAGATTCCTCCTGTTGGTTGGCCGCCCGTGACTGTACCCGGCATTCCAGCGGCATGGGCATCCCTGATAAGGCGTTTCGGCAAATTGCCTTTGAGTGAAGTGTTAAAGCCTGCCATTCAATATGCCTCCGAAGGTTACCCCATATCTCCTGAGCTTGCGGAAAACTGGGGAAGGCGTTTTGAGTGGTACAAGAGGGTCGCCAAAGACGAAATATTCAAGTATTGGTTCGATACGTTTGCTCCAAAGGGACGCGCCCCAATCCCTGGAGAGCTTTGGAAGTGCGAGGCGATGGCCGACACCTTACGGGAAATTGGACAGACTCAGGCAGAATCGTTCTATAGGGGTAAGCTTGCTGAAAAAATTCTGGAATT from Acetomicrobium thermoterrenum DSM 13490 harbors:
- a CDS encoding cysteine hydrolase family protein: MSKTAFLIVDMQNDFCLPGAPFEVKGAMGVASNIRRALEACRQHKLPVVHVFRYYRPDGSDVEITRYDKFMQVGGALIEGTKGGEIVEELKPLAGEYLVCKRRWSAFFQTELDNLLKRLGVDQVVVTGVQTPNCIRGTVWDANSLDYEVIVLVDGTGANTTEVHEANLTDMKNIGVKLMTVDEFVKSLPNPPKDGFMERIRKYLEEKK
- a CDS encoding class I SAM-dependent methyltransferase, which codes for MPDIFDDQIANEYDFWYKTPKGRLVDKIEKEVMYKFLKPQPDMEILDIGCGTGNLSLELARLGAMVTGVDISEPMLAEARQKALREKLDVKFYKADVHNLPFDDETFDAVVSLSALEFVSDLSEALKEAYRVLKPGGRMVIGLIGGGSAWSRYYEKKAKKDPESVFRHAHFRTLDELIAAMPGKNVQGKAVLFIPPDFNFEDREKALELEREAQRQGRKDGGFICAVSFKPKKELSENE